From a region of the Betta splendens chromosome 5, fBetSpl5.4, whole genome shotgun sequence genome:
- the gpr25 gene encoding LOW QUALITY PROTEIN: probable G-protein coupled receptor 25 (The sequence of the model RefSeq protein was modified relative to this genomic sequence to represent the inferred CDS: substituted 1 base at 1 genomic stop codon), producing MDDYDYAYVDYNDTDNDTGQESGVDCPGSRLRGSSIFLPVVYYIIFFTGMLGNMFVIFVVGRGGRRGGRLVDTFIANLALADLVFVSTLPLWAASARQGGAWSFGAAGDLLCKLSSYVIAVNRFSNIFFLTCMSVDRYLAVVKLLDSRYMRSSRCVHASCAAVWASSLALGVPSLMYREVKESSDGPFCTEDENSGFFLGLSLTMVFLTFVLPVSIIVLCYGTIIVHLTRHCAASANPRADARRRHSLKMVLCIIVAFVVSWLPFNVFKAVILGSRLLKAEPSCDARWWQRNGLLLSCCLAFLNSCVNPAIYVFLDHHFRRQAVSLYKACRGNPKAAHSCNSSASFTNAGTSESFGTAAGRTVLQLEXEDDTGGCLQLHRY from the coding sequence ATGGACGACTATGATTACGCATATGTCGACTACAACGACACTGACAACGACACCGGGCAGGAATCGGGTGTGGACTGTCCCGGTTCGCGGCTTCGTGGCTCCAGCATCTTCCTCCCCGTCGTCTATTACATCATATTCTTCACGGGCATGCTGGGCAACATGTTCGTCATCTTCGTGGTGGGCAGGGGGGGCCGCAGGGGCGGGCGGCTGGTGGACACCTTCATAGCCAACCTGGCGCTGGCCGACCTGGTCTTCGTCAGCACGCTGCCGCTGTGGGCCGCGTCGGCGCGCCAGGGCGGCGCGTGGAGCTTCGGGGCGGCCGGCGACCTGCTGTGCAAGCTGAGCAGCTACGTCATCGCCGTGAACCGCTTCTCCAACATCTTCTTCCTCACCTGCATGAGCGTCGACCGCTACCTGGCCgtggtgaagctgctggacTCCAGGTACATGAGGAGCAGCCGCTGCGTGCACGCCTCGTGCGCGGCGGTCTGGGCGAGCTCGCTGGCGCTGGGCGTCCCGTCGCTGATGTACCGGGAGGTGAAGGAGTCCAGCGACGGCCCGTTCTGCACGGAGGACGAAAACTCTGGGTTTTTTCTGGGCCTGAGCTTGACCATGGTCTTCCTCACCTTCGTGCTGCCCGTGTCCATCATCGTGCTGTGCTACGGCACCATCATCGTGCACCTCACCAGGCACTGCGCGGCCTCGGCGAACCCCCGGGCGGACGCCCGCCGCAGGCACTCCCTCAAGATGGTCCTGTGCATCATCGTGGCCTTCGTGGTGTCCTGGCTCCCCTTCAACGTCTTCAAGGCCGTCATACTGGGCTCGCGGCTTCTGAAGGCGGAGCCCAGCTGCGACGCTCGGTGGTGGCAGAGGAACGgcctgctgctctcctgctgcctggCGTTCCTCAACAGCTGCGTCAATCCGGCCATCTACGTCTTCCTGGACCACCACTTCAGGCGACAGGCCGTGAGCCTGTACAAAGCGTGCAGAGGAAACCCCAAGGCGGCTCACAGCTGCAACTCCTCAGCTTCCTTCACCAACGCCGGCACCTCAGAGAGCTTCGGGACAGCGGCAGGCAGGACTGTGCTTCAGCTCGAGTAGGAGGATGACACAGGCGGCTGTTTGCAGCTTCACCGGTACTGA